A window of the Methanomassiliicoccales archaeon genome harbors these coding sequences:
- a CDS encoding DUF835 domain-containing protein, whose amino-acid sequence MENISVGLLSLVVGIIGVALGLYVYLQSPSFPISKAFLYSMWLFFIGSFLDFALLHAPSRELALWIARSELFIVVLLFASILYLASFLPHERFSGWFRGRETMLVIIALLSATIAVVPVTDVVHTPAGWGVTGTTAFIVWTSVVLGYISLTIFMVHHTCRDVKWEHTRKQSRLISLGVISPVAYAFAFRGLENINPDIPFILSPGFLALAGVFAYGIMRYRLFLPSAAKENEIRGVKRKDRELAESSKFIMVKEKRPERSYRLFLGLLASGKIGLIVTRSHPDMLRDEYHIEKTPIIWLAKHPGPYRVEPANLSILQHIIIEFLRKGGSGAVIIDCVEYLMENNPPEEVMKMLFDLRDEISMVNATLIISLDPDTIEEQQTALLEREFQIVAD is encoded by the coding sequence GTGGAGAACATATCAGTTGGCCTGCTGTCTTTGGTAGTAGGCATAATCGGGGTGGCTTTAGGCTTATATGTATATCTCCAGAGTCCGAGCTTTCCCATCTCGAAAGCTTTTCTTTACTCCATGTGGCTGTTCTTTATTGGTTCCTTTCTCGATTTCGCTCTTCTTCACGCTCCGAGCCGCGAGCTAGCCTTATGGATTGCACGGTCTGAATTGTTCATTGTAGTTCTCCTATTCGCGAGCATTCTTTATCTCGCCTCATTTCTCCCACACGAAAGATTTAGTGGCTGGTTCCGAGGTAGAGAGACGATGCTTGTGATTATAGCCCTCCTTTCAGCCACAATAGCCGTTGTGCCTGTAACAGATGTTGTACACACGCCTGCCGGATGGGGAGTAACAGGAACTACTGCTTTCATAGTTTGGACCAGTGTGGTCCTTGGCTACATTTCCTTAACGATATTCATGGTCCACCACACCTGTCGGGACGTTAAATGGGAGCATACGCGGAAACAAAGCAGACTGATTTCTCTCGGCGTAATCTCTCCAGTGGCCTACGCCTTCGCCTTTCGAGGTCTTGAGAATATCAATCCAGACATACCTTTCATTCTTTCACCAGGCTTCCTAGCTCTCGCAGGAGTGTTTGCCTACGGAATAATGCGGTACCGCCTTTTCCTACCCAGCGCAGCTAAGGAAAATGAGATACGGGGTGTGAAGAGAAAAGACCGGGAGCTGGCAGAGAGCTCCAAGTTCATCATGGTTAAAGAGAAGCGCCCCGAAAGGTCCTATAGATTGTTCCTAGGTCTTCTTGCCTCTGGAAAGATCGGCTTGATAGTGACAAGATCTCATCCAGACATGCTGCGCGATGAATACCACATAGAAAAGACGCCCATAATTTGGCTAGCCAAGCACCCAGGGCCTTATCGTGTGGAGCCAGCGAACCTATCGATCCTGCAGCACATAATCATAGAATTCTTGCGAAAGGGAGGATCCGGGGCGGTAATAATCGACTGCGTGGAATATCTAATGGAAAACAATCCACCAGAAGAGGTTATGAAGATGCTCTTTGACCTGAGGGATGAGATCTCAATGGTCAACGCCACTCTGATAATATCATTGGATCCAGACACGATTGAAGAACAACAAACAGCGCTTTTAGAGAGAGAGTTTCAAATCGTTGCAGATTAG
- a CDS encoding pirin family protein, which yields MRRRSVRMVLVAKSITEGAGVRLNRAFGQKEAADFDPFLLLDHFRSFDPNDFEAGFPFHPHRGIQTVTYLISGSIEHQDSLGNWGKIGPGEVQWMIAGSGILHQEMPRAGREGINGFQLWVNLPRDQKLVNPSYQDFRSADIPTIWTEEGARIKIIAGSRNGVQGAMKEMVVKIGLFHTELPPRAEWSASIPHDDLAFAHIFEGGINVLEDDHSKAIQNNSTILFTQGDCIMAQAGEKGCQFLFAHGTPLKEPMAWRGPIVMNTQKELDLAFEELRQGNFVKIKSGFV from the coding sequence ATGAGGCGCCGAAGCGTTCGTATGGTATTAGTAGCCAAGTCGATCACGGAAGGTGCTGGAGTCCGCTTGAATAGAGCGTTCGGACAAAAAGAAGCCGCTGATTTCGACCCTTTTCTATTGTTGGACCATTTCCGTTCTTTCGACCCGAATGATTTTGAGGCTGGTTTTCCCTTTCACCCACATCGCGGCATACAAACAGTAACCTATCTAATTTCAGGAAGCATTGAGCATCAGGATAGCCTTGGGAACTGGGGAAAAATCGGTCCAGGTGAAGTCCAATGGATGATTGCTGGTAGTGGGATTCTTCATCAGGAGATGCCGCGAGCTGGAAGGGAGGGAATAAATGGATTTCAACTATGGGTCAATCTGCCGCGTGACCAAAAATTAGTTAATCCAAGTTATCAGGATTTTAGATCCGCTGATATCCCAACAATTTGGACCGAGGAAGGAGCTAGGATAAAGATTATTGCTGGCTCTAGGAATGGAGTGCAGGGAGCGATGAAAGAGATGGTGGTGAAAATTGGTCTCTTTCACACGGAGCTACCGCCAAGAGCCGAGTGGAGCGCCTCCATTCCGCATGACGATCTTGCTTTTGCCCATATCTTTGAAGGCGGGATAAATGTCTTAGAAGATGACCATAGTAAGGCCATTCAGAATAACAGCACAATCCTCTTTACGCAAGGGGATTGTATTATGGCTCAGGCGGGTGAGAAAGGGTGCCAGTTTCTTTTTGCTCATGGAACGCCGTTGAAAGAGCCTATGGCATGGAGAGGCCCTATCGTGATGAACACTCAGAAAGAGCTGGATTTAGCCTTCGAGGAATTGCGGCAAGGCAACTTTGTAAAAATTAAGAGTGGTTTTGTTTAA
- a CDS encoding DUF1538 domain-containing protein — protein sequence MSVEAVEIGDVIVDVISALAPLIAFFLIFQLLFIKFPRNQLIKLGWGIALTGLGMVLFLEGVYLGFLPLGSEIGRYFGSLLDNWVLVPLGFMMGFIATLAEPAVKVLCYQVEKSSSGFIKYRLLIYTLAFGVGTLVSLGFAKIIYEIDFIYIILPGYLLVIVLLFLSDLDFVAVAFDAGGVATGPMAVSFLMSMAVGVASVQQGGDPLVTGFGLIALIALAPIIFILSLGIIIKHKKKGI from the coding sequence ATGAGCGTTGAGGCGGTTGAAATTGGTGATGTGATAGTTGATGTAATTTCAGCCTTAGCTCCATTGATTGCCTTCTTCCTTATTTTCCAATTACTTTTCATTAAATTCCCTCGCAACCAATTAATAAAATTAGGTTGGGGTATTGCTCTGACTGGATTAGGAATGGTACTGTTTTTAGAAGGAGTTTACCTCGGCTTCTTACCCCTGGGAAGCGAAATAGGTCGATACTTTGGTTCTTTGCTTGACAATTGGGTACTTGTGCCGCTAGGATTCATGATGGGATTCATAGCTACCCTGGCGGAGCCGGCGGTCAAAGTCTTATGCTATCAAGTGGAGAAATCCTCTAGTGGTTTCATAAAATATCGTCTTCTAATTTACACCTTGGCCTTCGGCGTGGGCACTTTAGTATCTTTGGGATTCGCCAAGATAATCTATGAAATCGATTTCATATACATCATCTTGCCCGGCTATTTATTGGTAATAGTTCTTTTGTTCCTTTCGGATTTGGATTTCGTAGCCGTAGCTTTTGATGCAGGAGGTGTTGCCACGGGACCGATGGCCGTATCCTTCCTGATGTCCATGGCGGTAGGTGTGGCCTCTGTCCAACAAGGAGGAGATCCGTTGGTGACAGGTTTCGGCCTGATCGCACTTATTGCGCTCGCACCAATAATATTCATCTTGTCTTTGGGGATAATCATTAAACATAAGAAGAAGGGAATATAA
- a CDS encoding polyprenyl synthetase family protein — MGTREMLKKLGEDIVDEAFSDLFSMRIPSITAKKVLGHFSRRWRDYTRAALMVMSCQAVGGDSRVVRQAAKALVLCGGAFDLHDDIIDKSFARKKRRIASIQGIYGMEATLLAGDALLIAGLSMLSEMSDVPKSRAQQAVNEIRSGLFELGSAEMEELSLVRNLNSNPRRYLHIVHMKAADVEAYTKVGAMLGGGNQEECEALGRYGRHLGEVCILRDDLEDTFNDDWELRSRICKESLPLPIIFSLKDERCRRILLDMFSKSPEDISKKELADLISVIDENRGFERGQELIQKHVRMAKREVLHLRDPEPFLALFQ, encoded by the coding sequence ATGGGCACTCGTGAAATGCTTAAAAAATTAGGGGAGGATATCGTTGATGAAGCATTTTCGGACCTTTTCTCTATGAGAATACCATCCATCACGGCAAAAAAGGTGTTAGGCCACTTTTCCCGCAGATGGAGAGATTATACACGCGCTGCTTTGATGGTGATGTCCTGCCAAGCGGTAGGAGGAGATTCTAGAGTTGTGCGCCAGGCAGCAAAAGCATTGGTGCTTTGCGGAGGGGCATTCGATCTGCATGATGATATTATTGACAAATCTTTTGCGCGGAAGAAGCGAAGAATAGCATCCATTCAGGGCATTTATGGCATGGAAGCTACCCTTCTTGCAGGAGACGCTCTATTGATCGCTGGCCTTTCAATGCTTTCAGAAATGTCAGATGTGCCTAAAAGCCGAGCACAACAGGCTGTGAATGAAATAAGAAGTGGGCTCTTTGAGCTAGGATCTGCGGAGATGGAAGAGTTGAGCTTGGTCAGAAATTTGAATTCGAATCCTAGAAGATACCTGCACATAGTGCATATGAAGGCCGCTGACGTGGAAGCATATACTAAAGTAGGAGCGATGCTCGGAGGAGGCAACCAAGAAGAGTGTGAAGCTCTAGGTAGATATGGCCGGCATCTAGGAGAGGTTTGTATTTTAAGGGATGACCTAGAGGATACTTTCAATGATGATTGGGAGTTACGCTCAAGGATATGCAAGGAGAGCCTTCCTCTGCCCATCATCTTCTCATTAAAGGATGAAAGATGTCGCAGAATCCTACTTGATATGTTCTCAAAATCTCCCGAGGATATATCGAAAAAGGAGTTAGCGGATTTAATAAGCGTGATTGACGAAAACAGGGGATTTGAGAGAGGCCAGGAACTAATTCAAAAACATGTGCGGATGGCAAAGCGAGAAGTTCTTCATCTCCGGGATCCAGAGCCTTTCTTAGCTCTATTCCAATGA
- a CDS encoding class I SAM-dependent methyltransferase, giving the protein MAESVVETISNPRATSMLLIPKDLPVEKGTPQYYSLRQAIFRAGNECIKPQSRIVDLRCGEGDFIEPFIENHQDLCRFLLLDSSWENVCICASRFHFQTHLGFVIPSRLDLARGFPEVSARLIICINGLSELGIERKEELLQMAHRHLENGGGFILVENLEDEEDQALWQKMLIKAGFNRVEKIWSLGRTCAWIAKK; this is encoded by the coding sequence ATGGCCGAATCAGTGGTTGAAACGATATCGAACCCTAGAGCAACAAGCATGTTGCTAATACCAAAAGATCTGCCTGTAGAAAAGGGGACGCCGCAGTATTATTCGCTTCGCCAGGCCATCTTCAGAGCTGGGAATGAATGCATTAAACCACAATCAAGGATTGTTGACCTTCGTTGTGGGGAAGGCGACTTCATAGAACCTTTCATAGAAAATCATCAGGATCTTTGCCGATTTTTGCTCTTGGACTCTTCATGGGAGAATGTCTGCATTTGCGCTTCTCGATTTCATTTCCAGACCCATCTGGGCTTCGTTATCCCTTCAAGATTAGATCTGGCACGGGGGTTTCCAGAGGTTTCTGCTAGGCTAATAATTTGCATCAATGGATTATCAGAATTAGGAATTGAGCGAAAAGAAGAGTTGCTGCAGATGGCGCATAGGCATCTAGAAAATGGCGGGGGGTTCATATTGGTGGAGAACCTCGAGGACGAGGAAGATCAAGCCCTCTGGCAAAAGATGCTGATAAAAGCTGGATTCAATAGAGTTGAGAAGATATGGTCATTAGGAAGGACTTGCGCTTGGATAGCTAAAAAATGA
- a CDS encoding CxxC-x17-CxxC domain-containing protein, with product MYNDRPREKHKAVCSDCKKECEVPFKPTEGRPVYCRDCFSKHKPARRF from the coding sequence ATGTACAACGACAGGCCAAGGGAAAAGCACAAAGCCGTCTGCAGTGACTGCAAGAAGGAGTGCGAGGTCCCATTCAAGCCCACTGAGGGCAGGCCCGTGTATTGCCGCGACTGCTTCAGCAAGCATAAGCCGGCAAGACGCTTCTGA
- a CDS encoding clostripain-related cysteine peptidase — MPVKKKLVCTIITFLYISTIFGASLISQSSWGENAIANWTFLVYLDADNNLERYGIEDFLEMASVGSTSQVNIVVQFDRSPLTSWNGGTSSYEDWKGTKRFLVKNGDRPVPFYQLADLGELNMGSPSTLRAFLEWGISSYPAEHYALVLWDHGGGWVYGVCSDETSGGDSLLLPEIRQALISAQQSTGKTLDLLGFDACFMGMFEVAYEFMDLATTVVFSEETEPGQGWPYDRILSSLVSRSSMTSIQLSEVIVREYSEYYGSSGKETLSSVATTALNSLSRALSGFAYELISAWPSYEISIRQARSKAESFEYRMFVDLYDFSLNIKDSGITLSLTASAEQVMSAVEKTVLYERSGSLRADAHGIAIYFPDIVSDLNLIGYRSDSTFTDDNLWDEFLASYFDVGEGLIRPDNYEEDDSYQQSSILYPSQPQYHSITDYGMDIDWAMFNLEQDTEVVLQTSGISGDTELFLYNSSSAPNIEMACDDDGGVRRFSRLAIHLTAGNYFVKVIEKGKDSEIVNYELLMSIPCGRDAYEPDDSPQNASMLLIDSPQEHSIGEKGADVDWARFELFTTQNILIETWGPLGDTRLWLYCHEGGGLFEVAYDDDTGSGLFSMIMEFDLPQGIYYVRVEENYNDEEILKYWLNLTTFSSQDDFEEDDSFQTATLLMPGEEQWHSIGPENKDKDWYVFYLPFPSRVRLETYGPKGDTFLRLYSSSSVPWREIDSDDDSGVGYFSMLEFDLLQAGTYYAVVEAFRGILFFAAEPIPRYGIYLTTAPSPPDLHMVSVDDDGIQLMWEPSASDGGSPIISYDIMRASISGSTTFYRSITATSFLDVNISEGAKYYYTVRARSSFAKSERSNEVTAVIPGLLNIPDPISSVGIECYWNSIVLSWRPPSDNGSPILLYHIFCGLEEDGSDRQEVGMTSNITFIHAGLDRETTYYYWVIAENGNGMGLLGSSTKAVTRYDFDESGATTLFYILLVLAMVLAISILFFMLFIAFKPKKPESKIMKEKPFQGHQIFCPNCGWNVEGHTYCSRCGRKVS, encoded by the coding sequence ATGCCCGTCAAAAAGAAATTAGTTTGCACGATTATCACTTTCCTATACATATCCACCATCTTTGGAGCTTCTTTAATCTCCCAGTCTTCTTGGGGAGAAAATGCGATTGCTAATTGGACGTTCTTGGTCTATCTGGATGCGGATAACAATTTAGAGAGATATGGAATCGAAGACTTCTTGGAGATGGCCTCAGTGGGTTCCACATCCCAGGTCAATATAGTGGTGCAGTTCGACCGTAGTCCGCTTACCAGTTGGAATGGTGGCACATCCTCTTATGAGGATTGGAAGGGAACCAAGCGCTTTCTGGTGAAAAATGGGGATCGTCCGGTCCCATTTTATCAGCTCGCGGATCTAGGCGAACTCAACATGGGTAGCCCTAGCACTTTGAGGGCGTTTTTAGAATGGGGAATTTCGAGCTATCCTGCCGAGCATTATGCCCTGGTATTATGGGATCATGGAGGCGGATGGGTATATGGCGTATGCTCTGACGAGACCAGTGGTGGGGACTCACTGCTACTTCCCGAGATAAGGCAAGCTCTTATAAGTGCTCAACAATCGACAGGAAAGACTCTGGATCTTCTTGGCTTTGATGCGTGTTTCATGGGCATGTTTGAGGTGGCTTATGAATTCATGGACTTAGCTACAACAGTTGTATTCTCTGAAGAGACCGAGCCAGGTCAAGGTTGGCCTTATGACAGGATACTTTCCTCATTGGTCTCCAGATCCTCCATGACATCGATACAGCTAAGTGAGGTCATCGTCAGGGAGTATTCTGAGTACTACGGTTCATCCGGAAAAGAGACCTTGTCCTCGGTGGCCACAACGGCTCTGAATTCGCTTTCAAGAGCGCTCTCGGGTTTCGCCTATGAACTTATCTCAGCCTGGCCTTCGTATGAGATATCAATACGTCAAGCCAGATCTAAAGCCGAGAGTTTTGAATATCGGATGTTTGTGGATCTCTATGATTTCTCTTTAAATATAAAGGATAGTGGAATTACACTTTCACTTACCGCCTCAGCTGAACAGGTTATGTCGGCGGTGGAGAAGACTGTGCTGTATGAGAGAAGTGGTTCATTGAGAGCTGATGCCCATGGCATAGCAATATACTTTCCCGACATTGTATCAGATTTAAACTTGATTGGCTACCGCTCTGATTCGACGTTCACTGATGATAACCTATGGGACGAGTTCCTTGCCTCTTACTTCGACGTCGGTGAGGGCTTAATCAGACCTGACAATTACGAAGAGGACGATTCTTATCAACAGTCGAGTATCCTTTATCCCTCTCAGCCGCAGTACCACTCTATTACTGATTATGGGATGGACATAGATTGGGCCATGTTCAATTTGGAACAAGATACCGAGGTGGTGCTTCAGACATCAGGCATAAGTGGTGACACCGAGCTATTTTTATACAATTCTTCCAGCGCCCCGAACATAGAAATGGCTTGTGATGATGATGGTGGGGTAAGGCGTTTCTCCCGCCTTGCGATTCACCTTACTGCCGGAAACTATTTTGTGAAAGTGATCGAGAAAGGAAAAGACTCCGAGATCGTGAATTACGAGCTTCTAATGAGCATCCCTTGCGGCAGAGATGCGTATGAGCCAGATGATTCTCCCCAGAACGCTAGCATGCTCCTCATCGACTCCCCTCAAGAACACTCAATAGGTGAGAAAGGTGCGGATGTGGATTGGGCTCGCTTTGAACTGTTTACTACGCAAAACATATTGATTGAGACATGGGGTCCGCTGGGAGACACTCGCCTTTGGCTCTATTGTCATGAAGGAGGGGGGTTGTTCGAGGTGGCATATGACGATGATACTGGCTCAGGGCTTTTTTCCATGATAATGGAATTTGACCTTCCCCAAGGCATATATTATGTTAGAGTGGAAGAAAATTATAATGATGAAGAGATTCTAAAATATTGGTTGAACTTAACAACTTTTTCCTCTCAAGACGATTTCGAAGAAGATGACTCATTTCAGACGGCTACGCTATTGATGCCAGGGGAGGAGCAATGGCATTCGATTGGGCCTGAAAACAAAGACAAGGATTGGTATGTATTTTACTTGCCCTTCCCATCTCGCGTGAGGTTAGAGACCTATGGCCCAAAGGGCGATACTTTCCTGAGGTTATATTCTAGTTCCTCTGTACCATGGAGGGAAATAGATAGCGACGACGACTCTGGGGTGGGCTATTTCTCCATGCTGGAATTTGATTTATTGCAGGCAGGCACTTATTATGCGGTAGTGGAGGCATTTCGTGGAATTCTTTTCTTCGCCGCGGAGCCTATCCCACGTTATGGAATCTATCTGACCACGGCTCCTTCTCCACCAGACTTGCATATGGTCAGCGTCGATGATGATGGAATACAATTGATGTGGGAACCATCGGCGTCTGATGGCGGGAGCCCTATTATTAGCTACGATATAATGAGAGCCTCCATTTCGGGCTCAACCACCTTTTATCGCTCGATCACAGCCACGAGCTTCCTAGACGTAAACATCAGTGAGGGAGCGAAATACTATTACACAGTTAGAGCGAGGTCATCTTTCGCTAAGAGCGAAAGATCAAACGAGGTAACAGCAGTCATACCTGGATTGTTGAACATACCGGATCCTATTAGCAGCGTGGGAATTGAATGCTATTGGAATAGCATTGTATTGAGCTGGCGACCTCCTTCAGATAATGGAAGCCCAATATTATTATACCACATTTTTTGCGGCTTAGAAGAGGACGGGTCAGATCGGCAGGAGGTGGGAATGACCAGCAACATTACCTTCATCCATGCCGGGCTCGATCGAGAGACGACATATTATTACTGGGTGATCGCCGAGAACGGGAATGGAATGGGTTTGTTAGGCTCTTCAACCAAAGCCGTTACCAGGTACGATTTTGATGAATCAGGAGCGACAACACTGTTTTATATTCTCTTGGTGCTTGCTATGGTGCTTGCTATTTCAATTCTATTTTTCATGTTATTCATAGCGTTTAAACCAAAGAAGCCGGAATCTAAAATCATGAAAGAGAAACCGTTTCAGGGCCATCAAATCTTTTGCCCCAACTGTGGTTGGAATGTAGAAGGTCATACATATTGTAGTCGGTGTGGAAGAAAGGTGTCTTAG
- a CDS encoding thioredoxin family protein yields MNALKESEKIVDFGIRRFPATVILGKEDFGIRFYGLIAGTEFSALLEDILMISLGQSGLDHELELLVNASDKDVHIRAMASLNCPYCPKMVREAHQFAFVTPCFRADMVEVAEFPDVVKEYEVKGVPRTIINELHRFDGLVPAERLYLQVLKAVHLNTYFRIQQEIRSLEGKRRARTPNPSHEYDVIIIGAGPAGMSATLYAARKGLDVLLLSNDLGGQVNYTAKAENYLGVPEVSGAEMVGAFREHIELYGIAEGLGEIVHEVFHSENGIYRKDGN; encoded by the coding sequence ATGAATGCTTTAAAAGAATCTGAGAAAATAGTAGATTTTGGCATCAGGCGCTTCCCAGCAACGGTGATTTTAGGGAAGGAGGATTTCGGCATCCGCTTCTACGGCCTTATCGCTGGCACAGAATTCTCCGCTCTATTGGAAGACATATTGATGATATCTCTTGGCCAAAGTGGCTTGGACCATGAATTGGAGTTATTGGTCAATGCTAGCGACAAAGACGTTCATATCCGGGCAATGGCAAGCTTGAATTGTCCTTATTGCCCAAAGATGGTTAGAGAAGCGCATCAATTCGCTTTCGTAACCCCTTGCTTCCGTGCGGATATGGTCGAGGTGGCAGAATTTCCCGATGTAGTGAAGGAATATGAAGTCAAGGGCGTGCCCCGAACGATTATAAATGAATTACATCGCTTTGATGGCTTAGTTCCTGCAGAACGCTTGTACTTGCAAGTTTTGAAAGCGGTGCACCTGAATACTTACTTTCGGATTCAGCAAGAGATTCGCTCTCTTGAGGGTAAAAGAAGGGCCCGGACACCTAACCCCTCCCATGAATATGATGTTATCATCATAGGAGCGGGACCCGCGGGGATGTCAGCCACACTCTATGCAGCCCGAAAAGGTTTAGACGTCTTATTGTTGTCCAATGATCTCGGTGGTCAAGTAAATTACACCGCCAAGGCGGAGAACTACTTAGGAGTCCCTGAGGTTAGCGGTGCAGAAATGGTGGGAGCATTTCGGGAACATATTGAATTATATGGAATCGCAGAAGGCTTGGGCGAAATTGTGCACGAGGTCTTTCATTCAGAAAATGGGATTTACCGTAAGGACGGAAACTGA
- a CDS encoding P-II family nitrogen regulator: MSEGRRMELIITIVRKGWADTALEASRKAGAEGGTILFGRGCGVHERKTFLGLMVEPEKEILLTTVSSDIKQKVLDAIVQATKLNEPGNGMAMVLPLNEVIGKVHMTGECLG; the protein is encoded by the coding sequence ATGAGCGAAGGTAGGCGCATGGAACTTATCATAACCATAGTTCGAAAGGGATGGGCCGATACGGCATTAGAAGCATCTAGAAAGGCAGGGGCAGAGGGAGGTACTATTCTATTTGGAAGAGGGTGTGGCGTGCATGAGAGGAAAACTTTCCTTGGACTCATGGTGGAACCAGAAAAAGAGATCCTCTTGACCACTGTCAGCTCCGATATAAAGCAAAAAGTGCTGGATGCCATAGTACAGGCCACTAAATTGAACGAGCCAGGAAATGGTATGGCGATGGTCTTGCCTCTGAATGAGGTGATTGGAAAGGTCCATATGACTGGAGAATGTTTAGGATAA
- a CDS encoding DUF1538 domain-containing protein, with product MVDGFRSTLKEVAYSVSPIVIIALIIQILLLKKSLIEIAGFMVAVLMVLLGFTLFLIGVKEGMLPMGEAVGGALPQRQSVLFIVGTIFALSFLVTLAEPDVRVLSSVIASVSEDEISRTALLFVISFSLALFMAVAALRILFSVDIRYVLAAGYVSVIALSFFVPKEYMAIAFDAGGVTTGPMTVPVILALGIGLTSVLSGKSRLSEGFGLIGIASIGPILGLMLLGVFWG from the coding sequence ATGGTAGATGGCTTTCGGAGCACATTAAAAGAAGTTGCATACTCCGTCTCGCCAATAGTGATCATTGCGCTAATTATCCAGATATTACTGTTGAAGAAGTCCCTAATTGAAATCGCAGGATTTATGGTTGCGGTTTTAATGGTCCTACTAGGATTTACCCTCTTCCTCATCGGTGTAAAAGAAGGGATGTTGCCAATGGGTGAAGCGGTTGGTGGGGCTTTGCCGCAGAGGCAATCAGTGCTATTCATTGTAGGTACGATTTTCGCCCTCTCATTCCTCGTCACATTGGCTGAACCCGATGTACGTGTCCTTAGCAGCGTAATAGCTTCAGTTTCAGAGGACGAGATTTCGCGCACCGCCCTACTTTTTGTCATCTCGTTCAGCCTTGCTCTATTCATGGCTGTCGCAGCTTTGAGGATATTATTCAGTGTGGATATTAGGTATGTTCTAGCTGCTGGTTATGTTTCGGTAATCGCCCTTTCCTTCTTTGTTCCAAAGGAGTATATGGCCATAGCCTTTGACGCTGGAGGAGTAACCACCGGACCAATGACGGTCCCAGTCATATTGGCGCTTGGAATAGGTTTAACTTCGGTACTAAGCGGTAAAAGTCGCTTATCCGAGGGCTTCGGCCTCATCGGAATCGCTTCTATCGGCCCTATATTGGGCTTGATGCTTTTGGGGGTTTTCTGGGGATGA